The following proteins are encoded in a genomic region of Dialister hominis:
- a CDS encoding ABC transporter permease, with product MTNIYFESVLMAWSSIISNKMRSLLTMLGIIIGVAAVIALMSIGYGVQSSIESNISSLGTNTITITPGTGRKPGIRPAAGSMQTLTYKDYEAIKNLPNISYAAPLVNTSYVVVNGNKNWTTRIYGCTEDYAKLSDLNVSEGRFWTAREYNERARVAVIGQTVATSLFGEESPIGQKIRINGDPFTVIGLLEAKGYSFMDQDDRILIPFTTVQERMLHITYVNNIAISSENSSDLSQIETDVTNLLRLRHHIATGADDDFSIQNSQDLLKTMESTTRTLTIFLGSIAAISLLVGGIGIMNIMLVSVTERTKEIGIRKALGATYEMIIVQFLIESVTVSVAGGLIGVILGIIISKIIPYVSTLTTVLTVTPILGSFLFSVLIGLIFGIYPAQKAAKLNPIDALHYE from the coding sequence ATGACAAATATATATTTTGAAAGTGTATTGATGGCCTGGAGTTCTATCATCAGCAATAAAATGCGGTCGCTATTGACAATGCTCGGTATTATTATCGGTGTTGCTGCGGTCATTGCATTGATGTCTATAGGTTATGGTGTCCAGTCATCAATCGAAAGCAATATCTCAAGCCTGGGAACGAATACAATCACTATTACTCCTGGTACAGGCAGAAAGCCCGGCATAAGGCCGGCTGCCGGTTCTATGCAGACTTTGACATACAAGGATTATGAAGCAATAAAGAATCTTCCTAATATCTCTTATGCAGCGCCGCTGGTCAATACGAGCTATGTCGTTGTCAATGGCAACAAGAACTGGACAACCCGCATCTATGGATGTACAGAAGACTATGCCAAGCTTTCAGATCTGAATGTTTCAGAAGGACGTTTCTGGACGGCAAGAGAATATAATGAAAGAGCAAGAGTGGCTGTTATCGGCCAGACGGTAGCAACAAGCTTATTTGGAGAGGAATCCCCGATCGGGCAGAAGATACGTATCAATGGCGATCCGTTTACCGTTATCGGACTGCTTGAGGCGAAAGGGTATTCCTTTATGGATCAGGACGATCGTATCCTCATTCCGTTTACTACCGTACAGGAAAGAATGCTCCATATAACATATGTCAATAATATTGCCATCTCATCGGAAAACAGCAGTGATTTAAGCCAGATAGAAACGGATGTTACGAACCTGCTGAGACTCAGGCATCATATAGCAACCGGGGCTGATGATGATTTTTCCATTCAGAATTCTCAGGATCTTCTGAAGACAATGGAATCAACGACCAGAACATTGACCATTTTCCTGGGAAGTATCGCTGCTATTTCCCTTTTGGTAGGCGGTATCGGCATCATGAATATCATGCTCGTTTCCGTTACGGAGCGTACCAAGGAAATCGGCATCAGGAAAGCACTTGGAGCAACTTATGAAATGATTATTGTCCAGTTCTTGATTGAATCTGTGACAGTCAGTGTCGCCGGCGGGCTGATCGGGGTCATCCTTGGAATTATTATTTCAAAGATCATTCCTTATGTTTCTACCTTAACCACGGTTTTGACAGTAACCCCAATCTTGGGATCTTTCTTATTCTCTGTGCTTATTGGTTTGATTTTTGGTATATATCCAGCACAAAAGGCTGCCAAATTGAACCCAATTGATGCCCTTCATTATGAATAA
- a CDS encoding acyl-CoA dehydrogenase family protein translates to MDFSLTAKQQELIGLAKEISEKEIAPRALDIDKSGVMDEDLLNILKQSGMTTLAVPAEYGGPGLDLLTVALVTEEIAKGCAGVATVCAANSLASFPVVVAGSEEQKKEYFDCLNKGGMACFALTEPGAGSDAGAVACKAKKVEGGYLLNGTKCFITNAPIADKITLFANTREFGGIRGLTVFMVDRNTPGVTIGKEEDKMGIRASATSEIILDDCFVPATALVGRNGMGFRIAMETLEKARPIVGAISVGIAQAALEHAIHYAHQRKQFGQKIASFEMVQEMIADMVMKTEAARALVYKACWLEMNNDKQASLYSSMSKCYASDVAMEVTTTAVQVMGGNGYSRENPNEKYMRDAKIMQIYEGTNQVQRLVIANAALY, encoded by the coding sequence ATGGATTTTTCGCTGACAGCCAAACAGCAGGAGCTAATCGGATTAGCTAAAGAAATTAGTGAGAAGGAAATAGCTCCCAGAGCCTTGGATATTGATAAAAGCGGAGTTATGGATGAAGATCTTCTTAATATTTTGAAACAGTCAGGAATGACTACCCTGGCTGTGCCAGCTGAGTATGGCGGACCAGGACTTGATCTTCTTACGGTTGCTCTGGTGACAGAAGAAATCGCAAAGGGGTGCGCTGGTGTTGCTACTGTCTGTGCTGCTAACTCCTTAGCTTCTTTCCCGGTTGTTGTAGCGGGTTCTGAAGAACAGAAAAAAGAATACTTCGACTGCCTGAATAAGGGCGGCATGGCATGTTTCGCACTTACCGAACCGGGGGCAGGATCTGATGCCGGGGCTGTTGCGTGCAAGGCAAAAAAAGTAGAAGGCGGATATCTGCTTAATGGTACGAAATGCTTCATCACCAATGCACCGATTGCTGATAAGATCACTCTCTTTGCAAATACAAGAGAATTCGGCGGCATTCGCGGGCTGACTGTATTTATGGTGGATAGAAATACACCGGGCGTTACAATTGGCAAAGAAGAAGACAAGATGGGTATCAGAGCATCTGCTACATCTGAAATCATTCTTGATGACTGCTTCGTGCCGGCAACGGCTCTGGTAGGCAGAAATGGTATGGGATTCCGTATTGCGATGGAAACTTTAGAGAAGGCCCGTCCTATTGTAGGCGCCATTTCCGTCGGCATTGCACAGGCGGCTCTTGAACATGCCATTCACTATGCCCACCAGCGCAAGCAGTTCGGACAGAAGATTGCATCGTTCGAAATGGTTCAGGAAATGATTGCCGATATGGTCATGAAGACAGAAGCTGCAAGAGCTCTTGTTTATAAAGCCTGCTGGCTTGAAATGAACAATGATAAACAGGCTTCTCTGTATTCTTCCATGTCCAAGTGCTATGCATCTGATGTGGCAATGGAAGTAACTACGACTGCCGTGCAGGTTATGGGCGGCAATGGATATTCCCGTGAAAATCCGAATGAAAAATACATGCGCGACGCCAAGATCATGCAGATTTATGAAGGAACCAATCAGGTACAGAGACTGGTTATCGCCAATGCTGCATTGTATTAA
- a CDS encoding IS30 family transposase, with protein sequence MDQNHFTTDTLRKKGAHLTFEERVIIQTRLRDKQSYRSIAREIGCCVNTVRNEVKRGKVLCYNGKVERYRAADGQSTYEAHRENCGRKCDAIAKGAFLDYVQKRLQEHHWSLDACFGRALVTGECQRGEMVCTKTLYNYVTLGLLGKIKSIDLPLRVKRKNARKRVRERKKKFGRSIDERDPSVDERQDFGHWECDLVLGSRSKDEVLLTLVERKTRCSLIRKLPNKESASVIAAFRKLKDGMFRGCFSRVFLSITTDNGSEFSSLSELEKLSHTRIYYAHPYCSGDKGTNENHNGLFRQFLPKGKKIQDYPVEHISRVECWANTLPRKILGYKTPEECFREEMLAALTA encoded by the coding sequence ATGGATCAAAATCATTTTACCACGGATACGTTACGCAAAAAAGGGGCTCATTTAACTTTTGAGGAACGAGTCATTATCCAAACGCGTCTCCGCGACAAGCAATCGTATCGGAGCATAGCCCGTGAGATTGGGTGCTGTGTCAATACGGTACGCAACGAGGTGAAGCGTGGCAAGGTTCTTTGCTATAACGGCAAGGTGGAACGCTATCGCGCAGCAGACGGGCAAAGCACCTATGAGGCGCATCGCGAAAACTGTGGTCGCAAATGCGACGCCATAGCAAAGGGAGCATTCCTCGACTATGTGCAGAAGAGACTTCAGGAACATCACTGGTCGCTCGATGCCTGCTTTGGCAGGGCACTGGTTACGGGAGAATGTCAACGTGGCGAGATGGTCTGTACGAAAACCCTGTACAACTATGTCACGCTGGGGCTCCTAGGAAAAATCAAGAGTATTGACCTGCCCTTGCGCGTCAAGCGAAAAAACGCCAGGAAGCGGGTTCGTGAGCGTAAGAAGAAGTTCGGCCGCAGTATAGATGAGCGCGATCCTTCTGTGGATGAGCGTCAGGATTTCGGGCATTGGGAGTGTGACCTTGTACTGGGATCTCGCTCAAAGGACGAAGTACTGCTGACTCTGGTTGAGCGCAAGACACGCTGTTCCCTCATCAGAAAACTGCCCAACAAGGAAAGTGCCTCTGTAATAGCAGCCTTCAGAAAATTGAAGGATGGAATGTTCCGCGGCTGTTTCAGCCGAGTGTTCCTCAGCATTACGACAGACAATGGCAGTGAGTTTTCCAGCCTGTCGGAGCTAGAGAAACTAAGTCACACACGGATCTATTATGCGCATCCGTACTGCTCCGGCGACAAAGGTACGAATGAGAATCACAACGGCTTATTCCGTCAATTTCTTCCCAAAGGGAAGAAAATCCAGGATTACCCAGTGGAACACATTTCCAGAGTAGAGTGCTGGGCCAACACCCTGCCAAGAAAAATACTCGGCTATAAGACACCCGAGGAGTGCTTTAGGGAAGAAATGCTTGCAGCACTTACTGCATAA